A DNA window from Drosophila pseudoobscura strain MV-25-SWS-2005 chromosome 2, UCI_Dpse_MV25, whole genome shotgun sequence contains the following coding sequences:
- the LOC4802359 gene encoding uncharacterized protein produces the protein MPDNSNKFCITSSVRIPEWVNEAYFKKLLKREFREFRRILNLSIIPATPPGETYTSLLMRIIVDIEMKDGFSQQKSYVLKTMLDDAQGNGFVNTLNIFPKEKQMYDLIIPQLEQLYEQSGSTVQFAPKCHWSENVNGRICLVQEDLKTKKFRNINRLKGFDMPHMRRVLEKLAEFHAASAVWRQRNGPFPEDFQRTYLPANYNKSKSYQARVQSYKAAMAKWGLADHEQYVSRIPTADQFVQSVARCFNTNPQEFKVLNHGDFWSSNIMLSYTQSGEINQLRFVDFQLCKWGSPSQDLWELIICSAHHSIRIKHFDCFVRIYHTHLVRCLKILNYSERMPLLRELHMSMIKYGFWGYFTTFTHLVFILLPVDTEASLQKLMQADEEGDRFRSKVYTNPLYVRSVLSIFPFLHRRGILDF, from the exons ATGCCCgataacagcaacaaattcTGCATAACAAGTTCTGTCCGCATACCGGAGTGGGTCAACGAGGCCTATTTCAAGAAACTACTGAAGCGAGAGTTTCGGGAGTTCCGACGCATCTTGAATCTCTCAATTATACCGGCCACGCCTCCGGGCGAGACCTATACTTCGCTGCTGATGCGCATTATCGTCGACATTGAAATGAAAG ATGGATTCTCACAGCAGAAATCCTACGTGCTGAAGACCATGCTGGACGATGCCCAGGGTAATGGGTTCGTCAACACCCTGAATATCTTTCCCAAGGAGAAGCAAATGTACGATTTGATTATACCACAATTGGAGCAGCTTTACGAGCAGTCAGGCTCGACGGTACAGTTTGCCCCCAAATGCCACTGGTCGGAGAATGTCAATGGTCGCATCTGCCTCGTCCAGGAGGATCTCAAAACTAAGAAATTCCGAAATATCAATCGTCTGAAGGGCTTCGATATGCCGCATATGAGAAGGGTGCTCGAGAAGCTAGCAGAATTCCATGCGGCCAGCGCTGTCTGGCGTCAGCGGAACGGCCCCTTTCCAGAGGATTTCCAACGAACTTACCTGCCCGCCAACTACAATAAATCGAAATCATATCAGGCCCGTGTCCAGAGCTACAAGGCGGCCATGGCCAAATGGGGTCTGGCGGATCATGAGCAGTACGTGAGTCGCATT CCCACAGCCGATCAATTTGTGCAATCTGTGGCCCGCTGCTTTAACACAAATCCCCAGGAATTTAAAGTGCTGAATCATGGGGACTTCTGGTCCAGTAATATAATGCTAAGCTATACCCAATCCGGGGAGATCAATCAACTGCGTTTTGTGGACTTTCAACTGTGCAAGTGGGGCAGTCCCTCGCAGGACCTGTGGGAGTTGATTATCTGTTCGGCCCACCATAGCATAAGGATTAAGCACTTTGATTGCTTCGTTAGGATCTATCACACACATCTGGTGCGCTGTTTAAAGATTCTGAACTACAGCGAACGGATGCCTCTTTTAAGGGAGCTCCATATGAGCATGATCAAGTATGGGTTTTGGG GTTATTTTACAACCTTCACCCATCTGGTGTTCATCCTTCTGCCCGTCGATACGGAGGCGAGTCTCCAGAAGCTCATGCAGGCGGACGAGGAGGGAGATCGCTTTCGCTCCAAGGTCTACA